From Rhododendron vialii isolate Sample 1 chromosome 7a, ASM3025357v1:
TTTATAATTGGAAACCAAAATTATATGGACTAAAATACTTCCTcgaagtggaaaaaaaaaatatagttcccCAACGTCCACATAAAGAACCATTTTCGATTTATGTTTACACCCATATACACCTATTACAAAGATGCCACATGTACAACAgttgtgcaaaacatcaaacGCAACCAATCTTCATCAGTcaattgttgtaataaatgatcaagattcgttcaaatttttccttggaagagttttttctTACCGTTCAGATgcggaaatgatactcacacagcagttgtgtgtgttgtgtaaccaattctgaccgttcagatgtgtttAGACGCTCTAGATTTAAgaaaaaactctttcaagaaaaagtttaaacgaatcttgaccatttattacaataaTTGACGGATGAAGATTcattgtgtttgatgttttgcacaactgttgtgtatgtagcatctttgTTTCCGCACTAATTAATTAACACCCAAAACCAAAACTTctgtgatgctcccaagtggtatgggagcatcatactcccaataaATTACAgcctttggattgaaaatagataaatcacagcccttagatcaaaaccaaaaactaagaatagggtggttttgttaaaaatgaggCGATTTTGACCTAAAAAACGGAGGATTACTTACCACAGAACAGGCAatacttaccattcactaaggcaacacttaccattgtataaggcagaacttaccacacttgtgtggtaagttctgccttatacaatggtaagtgttgccttagtgaatggtaagtatTGCAtataattcattgggagtatgatgctcccgtaccacttgggagcatcatagcctTTGCCCCCAAAAACTGTCCGAGACAACACCTCCTGCTGACTGCTCTTTTTATTAACAACGCGTATTTGTTCGGAATTCGCCTTCCCGCCGCcagttcatctctctctctctctctctctctctctctctctctctctctcagctttCCTTACAAGAAAGCCAAAGAATAGCTCAAACACAGACATTGCATTGGGTATCTCTGTTTCTTTGTCTCTGTTGACATGGCGAAATCAAAGAGGCAAGCATACATTTCAGTTCCGGCTCAGATAATcagttctctctcttcttcttccctccaatctctgcttctctctcccaaaaaatcagccaagaagaagaagcccCTATGGAAACGCCCAATGCTCTGGTTCCTCTGTTTcttcctctgtttttttcttgtaataTTAAAGATTGGGTTCAATCTCGACCCATTGGTCCCATTCTCGCCGAACCCATGTTCTTTTCTTCATCAAGAATCATCTTTTTCGAATGGGTTTGTGTCAAACATTGAGAATAATGTTGGGTTTTTgaagaaagttggagaaaatCAAGAACAGAGTGAGTTTTGGAAACAACCTGATGGATTGGGGTATAGGCCGTGTTTGCGTTTCAGCAGGGAGTACAATAAATGGAGTGGGGAGAATGCAAAAGATAGGACTAGGTATTTGATGGTGGTGGTCACGGGTGGGATGAATCAGCAGAGGAATCAGATTGTCGATGCCGTGGTCATTGCAAGAATTTTGGGGGCTGCTCTTGTTGTTCCTAATTTGCAAGTCAATGTTATTTGGGGCGATGAAAGGTTTGTGCCATTTCCTTTTCTGGTCCAAAATCTATTCTTCTGAAATCTATTATTGGTTATTAGTTTCTAGGACACCTATTTGGTTTCCACCGgttaaaaatttgttttaaatttgtaaCTACTGTTTTACTGGGCAAAGCTAATCAATCTGTTGCCATTTTGTGTTAATCTTCAGAACACCCATTTATGTTGATGTTGAGACCCGTTATTTGGTCGGGGCTTCTAGTTCGGTTGGTCGTGTACCAGTACTTAGGTGCTGGTTTGAGATGATGGAACGGTGTCGATACCCCTTGCAGTAATTTAACTTAACTAACACGTTAGCGTCCTACTCtctggcccaaaaaaaaaaaagaaaagaaaagaaagagaccACTTATTTGTATAGTTACTTCCAATGGAAAATTTCATGGATGGAAGTGGTTTTTGGTTTCATTAAAGAACAATCAatatgtgtattttttggtCAACTGCAATTAATTTGTTTCTGTTTATTGCATTTGGGAGGAGActgacaattttttatttttgatgagTTAGGAGACTgactttttgttttcgttttttcttCTCTGAGGGTGCAGTGAATTTTCTGATATATTTGATTTGGACCACTTCAAGAAAGTTCTTGCCAATGACGTGCGAATAGTTTCTTCACTTCCATCGACACATTTGACGTCTAGGCCAATGGAGGACAAACGGATGCCGGTTAATGTCACTCCTCAATGGATCCGCGCAAATTACGCTAGATTGGTACGAAATATTGCCCTTTTATCTGCAATCCAGAGTTCCTTATTTAGCTTCTGCAGGTTGACATGGTCATTGGGATAGTATTACAAGAAGTAGACAAAGTCAAGAAAACGGAATGCTTGGCTGTTTTGAAGCATTCTGATACATGTTTTAAAGCATGCAGCACTATGTTTATAGCGAAATTGAAAGTTTGAATTATCATTTATCAAGACGGCTTTAGTTTGTGTGGTGGCCCCATCATTTGGCACTATTTCTTATTTGGCTGAAAAATCTCATACCTCTATTTCTTCTCATACTAATGTTAGTATTTGTATGGATGGACCTCTTATGAGTCAATTGTGACTAATATTCAGTATTTAGAGGTTATGAAAAATTCAACCGAAGGACGTGTTCAAATTCGTTTGCACTATATTTTACTAGCTTGGAATTTGGAAAGCTTTCAGCACAATATGGTCAAGAACAAAGGCCAAGAAAAAAATATCTTATTTGTGCTATTTTCTGTTGGTTGGTTCTGCAGTTTAGGAGGGGCGGCGTTGCTCTCCTTCGTGGTTTGGAGTCAAAGCTTTCTAAAGATCTCCCTTCCGATCTTCAAAAGCTTCGTTGCAAGGTACTTCGGTCCATCATCAGCCCTACTTAACCCGATCTCAATAACTCGCCTATTAGTACTGTTAACAGTCTTCAAAATGAATCTTGAGGACTTTACTGTTTTCTTTTGTGCGTGTACTTCAGTATTTGCATTTGGATTTAGATGTAGAAGCTCTTCATCTAACCCTTCCTGCTTGCTTGGCTGTAGGTGGCATTTCATGCACTGAAGTTCGCCGCACCAATCCTTGAACTTGGTAATAAAATCACAGAGAGAATGAGGAGCAAGGGACCTTATCTTGCTCTTCACCTACGGATGGAGAAGGACGTATGGGTGAGGACCGGTTGTCTTCCCGGTTGGACTCACAAGTACGACGAGATGATTAGCAAGGAGAGAAAACTGCGGCCTTGGCTCTTAACTTCGAAATCAAACATGACTTATCATGAGAGAAAGCTTGCGGGTCTTTGCCCATTAAACGCTCTAGAGGTTACACGGTAAGTTTTCATTCTGTTTGCTCAATTACGAATTTCTAAACTATTTCTTGTAAACATGTTGTGATGAAGGAAAACTACTCATTTGATGTTTTAGGCTGCTTAAAGCATTAGGAGCTCCGAAGAATGCAAGAATTTATTGGGCTGGTGGAAATCCGTTGGGAGGGAAAGAAGCTTTGCTACCACTTATTGGAGAATTTCCAAATTTGTATAACAAGGAAGACCTTGCCTTGCCTGGGGAGCTCGGGCCATTTGCAAGCAAGGCATCGTTTATGGCTGCGATTGATTACATAGTCGCGGAGAATAGCGATGTGTTCATGCCATCTCACGGTGGAAACATGGGTCATGCACTTCAGGTATTACCACCATCACCAATTCGTTATTGGTGCGTCTAATGAAGTATACGCCGCTCTGGTGTTAGGATTCCAAACCTGTAGTTCTAACAGCTTAAATTTTCTTGGTGATACAGGGACACAGGGCTTACGCAGGTCACAAGAAGTATATCACGCCAAACAAAAGACACATGCTCCCCTACTTCCTAAATGATTCTCTTCCGGAAGCAGAGTTTAAACAGATTATCATGGGCTTGCACCGAGATTCTTTAGGGCAGCCGGAATTTAGAACCAGCAAATCCGGAAGGGATGTTACAAAATATCCAGTCCCTGAATGCATGTGCAACGACACAAATTTGCACACCTCCTCATGATTTCCTGTGCAGAAAGCCTACATAAGATTTCCATACCAAGTGAATCACGCGCTGGATTTTCATGCTGAAATCGTTCTATAACAAGAGTTCAGGGGCAATATTTCAAGAGGCCAAGAGGTCCGGTTTGGAAATGAGTACTCAGTGCAAGTAATTTCCGTTGTCATGGTTGAATACAAGGGTCCACTTGCTTATGTACAGATACAGAGATGGGAGAGATGGGCACTTTTTTGGGTTATAACACAGCAAAGGATAGACTTCATTTTTTGCTTCCTTCAACAGTAGAGGggctatattttttttcttttaattcaatTCATTCTTTGTATTGTAACTACGTAAGATAAAGCTGATCAATAAATGTACAAAAATATAGAGGTGTATTTCCATTGAAATCTTGTTTCTCTATGCTCAGAAATCTTAGCAACATTTGTTAGGCATTACGCATATTTCACTTGCATTTCCCTTCATGGATTCAGATGAGTCCAGGGTCAAAAAATTTTGCCGCCAATTTCAAGAAGAAAGCATCACACGACTTCCAAAGAGACTGAAATGCATGACGTGTCAACACTGACGGTAGTTCTTTGCATTGTGACAAGGTCCATCTACCAAATTTGATAGATCTCCAACCATTCATACAGGCATAAAACTCCATTTCAACCATCAACTCCCACTCATTCACAAACAGATGCCAAAAACAATCAAATTCCTTGGAAGAAATTGCCAAAATTCGGATGCCATCAGCGTTACAAGGTGATGCTCACATTATGACTTATCAGAAAACCTAGTCCTACTCATTTTGATAATACATACTCCGTCTGAAGTATCGAATTCATTCTGCCATGAGTGGTCAATGGCCAATCTTGCTTTCTGCCATGAGCGGTCAATGAGAATCTCAGAGAGCTTTTCACAATCTTAGCACAACTTTCAACAAGCAGAGACGCAGCAAAAGTTC
This genomic window contains:
- the LOC131334275 gene encoding O-fucosyltransferase 20-like, translated to MAKSKRQAYISVPAQIISSLSSSSLQSLLLSPKKSAKKKKPLWKRPMLWFLCFFLCFFLVILKIGFNLDPLVPFSPNPCSFLHQESSFSNGFVSNIENNVGFLKKVGENQEQSEFWKQPDGLGYRPCLRFSREYNKWSGENAKDRTRYLMVVVTGGMNQQRNQIVDAVVIARILGAALVVPNLQVNVIWGDESEFSDIFDLDHFKKVLANDVRIVSSLPSTHLTSRPMEDKRMPVNVTPQWIRANYARLFRRGGVALLRGLESKLSKDLPSDLQKLRCKVAFHALKFAAPILELGNKITERMRSKGPYLALHLRMEKDVWVRTGCLPGWTHKYDEMISKERKLRPWLLTSKSNMTYHERKLAGLCPLNALEVTRLLKALGAPKNARIYWAGGNPLGGKEALLPLIGEFPNLYNKEDLALPGELGPFASKASFMAAIDYIVAENSDVFMPSHGGNMGHALQGHRAYAGHKKYITPNKRHMLPYFLNDSLPEAEFKQIIMGLHRDSLGQPEFRTSKSGRDVTKYPVPECMCNDTNLHTSS